The following are from one region of the Tindallia californiensis genome:
- a CDS encoding type IV pilus twitching motility protein PilT, giving the protein MHDAETLLEIAVKEEASDLFITVGRPPTLKINGRFRPMENDCLRPEDTEKLVKSLFHKEKHYEEFIENGEKDFSVSLSGIGRFRVAAYTQRSTSAAAIRVLSFEQPDPEALGIPSGILDFYQRKKGLILVTGPTGSGKSTTLSAIIHLINQNRECHILTLEDPIEYLHRHQKSLVDQREIGMDTKSYAKALRSALRQAPDVIQVGEMRDHETISIALTAAETGHLVFSTLHTVGAAKSIDRIIDAFPANQQDQIRVQLSTVLYAVVSQQLMPSKEGGLVPAFEILIVNGAIRNMIRDGKIPQIDAAIQTGKAQGMISMDISLAKLVEEDKIHREDALTHCVHPEVLKKYLRGFSS; this is encoded by the coding sequence ATGCATGATGCAGAAACACTTTTAGAAATAGCGGTAAAGGAAGAAGCATCCGATTTATTTATTACGGTAGGCAGGCCTCCTACACTAAAGATTAATGGACGGTTCAGGCCTATGGAAAATGATTGTTTGAGACCGGAAGATACGGAAAAACTGGTGAAAAGCCTTTTTCATAAAGAAAAACATTACGAAGAATTTATAGAAAATGGAGAAAAAGACTTTTCGGTTTCGCTCTCCGGTATTGGACGATTTCGTGTAGCCGCTTATACTCAACGTAGTACCAGTGCGGCGGCCATCCGGGTACTTAGCTTTGAGCAGCCAGACCCAGAAGCTCTGGGAATTCCTTCTGGCATTCTGGATTTTTATCAACGAAAAAAAGGTTTGATTTTGGTGACAGGGCCAACAGGCAGCGGAAAATCCACCACCCTTTCAGCTATTATTCATTTAATTAACCAAAACAGGGAATGCCATATCTTAACCCTGGAAGATCCGATTGAATACCTGCATCGGCATCAAAAAAGCCTGGTAGATCAACGGGAAATTGGCATGGACACCAAAAGCTATGCCAAAGCCTTGCGCTCCGCCCTTCGACAAGCTCCCGATGTTATCCAAGTGGGCGAAATGAGGGATCATGAAACCATTTCCATTGCCTTAACGGCGGCTGAAACCGGTCATTTAGTGTTTTCTACTTTGCATACAGTAGGAGCAGCTAAATCCATCGATCGAATTATCGATGCTTTTCCTGCCAATCAACAAGATCAAATAAGAGTACAGTTGTCGACTGTCTTATATGCCGTTGTATCGCAACAATTAATGCCGTCAAAAGAAGGTGGATTGGTGCCAGCCTTTGAAATCTTAATTGTCAACGGTGCTATTCGAAACATGATCCGTGATGGTAAAATTCCACAAATAGATGCCGCTATTCAGACCGGTAAGGCTCAAGGCATGATCAGCATGGATATAAGCCTGGCAAAATTGGTGGAGGAAGATAAAATACATCGAGAAGATGCTCTGACTCACTGTGTTCATCCAGAAGTCTTAAAGAAATATTTACGTGGCTTTTCGTCATGA
- a CDS encoding PulJ/GspJ family protein, protein MTKKQEGFSLIEVIIAVGILALISVYVLQVLVTSSRLNEKAEDLDNSVFKTNQYIHLLDATNSIDDFLRHERMLFADVEEENGIKRATLYLDATWQPVERSLADDGLTPEAAFRIQIFLEPQEILLLEGSQLVRLTLKSEKIGSYLLETEKNPLIYQISTTRYLP, encoded by the coding sequence ATGACTAAAAAACAGGAAGGGTTTTCCTTGATTGAAGTAATCATTGCAGTGGGGATCTTGGCGCTTATCAGCGTATACGTATTGCAGGTACTGGTAACTTCCAGCCGGTTAAACGAAAAAGCAGAAGATCTGGACAATAGTGTATTCAAAACCAATCAATACATTCATCTTTTAGATGCTACGAATTCAATCGATGATTTTTTACGGCATGAAAGGATGCTCTTTGCTGATGTTGAAGAAGAAAATGGCATCAAAAGGGCAACCCTCTATTTAGATGCAACCTGGCAACCAGTAGAAAGAAGCCTGGCAGATGACGGGTTGACACCAGAGGCCGCATTTCGAATACAAATCTTTCTTGAACCACAGGAAATTCTTCTGTTGGAAGGAAGTCAGCTTGTACGCCTGACACTGAAATCTGAAAAAATTGGTTCCTATCTACTAGAAACTGAAAAAAATCCGTTGATTTACCAAATAAGTACCACCCGCTATTTACCCTAA
- a CDS encoding DUF4860 domain-containing protein codes for MNKIRQPQGYSLIELILVMALLVFLGLGTFTLIIASNEATHRMVDRQDQQSQRRVAASYINTRLRQNDKAGAVSLRTDPALPSEALVIEEVYFGEIFENWIYQEDGKLKEIIISPGQERRQDFSYIITEIDFFDVEKDPVLGGLWLSVGHNLETDEGYPSEDVRRLEWFYHIKTEGKTVEGDSLETAQKNRGEGND; via the coding sequence ATGAACAAGATCCGTCAACCGCAAGGCTACTCTCTGATAGAATTGATACTGGTCATGGCGCTGCTGGTGTTTTTAGGGCTGGGCACCTTCACCCTCATTATCGCCAGTAATGAAGCGACTCATCGAATGGTAGACCGTCAGGATCAACAATCACAGCGGCGAGTAGCGGCATCCTATATCAATACCAGACTTCGTCAAAACGACAAGGCCGGTGCCGTCAGCCTTCGAACAGATCCAGCATTACCCTCGGAAGCCTTAGTGATTGAAGAAGTCTATTTTGGAGAGATTTTTGAAAACTGGATTTATCAGGAAGATGGGAAGCTAAAAGAAATTATTATCAGTCCGGGTCAGGAACGGCGGCAAGATTTTAGTTATATCATTACTGAAATAGATTTTTTTGATGTTGAAAAAGACCCAGTATTAGGTGGACTATGGTTGTCTGTTGGTCATAATCTGGAGACGGATGAAGGATATCCGTCCGAAGATGTTCGACGCTTAGAATGGTTTTATCACATCAAAACCGAAGGAAAGACAGTAGAGGGAGACAGTCTAGAGACAGCCCAAAAAAACAGGGGTGAAGGCAATGACTAA